The stretch of DNA GAAGGACGTCAAGAACATCATCATGATGTATTGATTTATCATTTCGGATTCCAGTTCTAAACATCGGTAGCATTGGTCTCGCTGTGCCCTTGAAACCCTAGGCCATTCCTGGCCCAAATCAAACCATATGCCAGAAGAGGCTTAGGACGAATGGTCACCGCCACTTACAGCCTGTGGGGAAAGCTACCTTTTCGCCAACACCTTCGATCGTCTGCGGGCCATCAGATGGATCATCGCCAGCTTGACGAACGCCTCGCTGCTTGCGGTGGTCGCCTCATAATCCTTGCTCAGCCGACGGTTCCGCCCCAGCCATGCGAAGGTCCGCTCCACACGCCAGCGGAACGCGATCGGCTCGAACTTGTCGGCACCGGGACGCTTCGCCTTGATCTCCAGCCGCAGCCGGTTGAGGTCTCGCAACGCATAGACCCACTCGGCGATCCCGCCGTTGTAGATCCCATCGGCGACGATGGGGGGGGTGACACTCTATAGACCCACTCGGCGATCCCGCCGTTGTAGATCCCATCGGCGACGATGGGGGGGGTGACACTGGCAGCTTCTGGCTCTTGATTCGATTTGGATCAACACCTTAACTCTAATGTCGACAGATTGTGACCCCATACCTCCTACTCCGGAAGACAAATTCTTTCACATCTCTATGATTTGTTACAATCATTCTTCATTGAGACGGTTCGACCAAGCTCGAATCGATGCATTGATTGTGACATGGTAATGCAGACCTCAAAACCCGATGGTCCTCATTGACTTGAGCTATGCACCGGCAATCAGAGATGTTTGCAAGAGTGAAATAACCATTGGGTTTTCCTGGCCTGTGATCTTGCCTCGCCTGATCTGGGCACCGGACCCGTCAGCCAAGGCGATCCACAGAAAGCCTGGCTTGATCCCTAGAAAGCCTGTCTTGGTCCCTGTGATTCAGAACTCGTAAGAACTGTTCGATTTCGATCGGGATACACAGGCCGGACTTGTCGATCAAGCTCGAGTCGGAAGTTAGTGCATCTTTGCTTCTGTAATTCCCGATTGCCGGTGGGCCGACGGCGGCGGGCGTACCCCGCCTCTGAAGGCCTTCCCGGGCGATTCGCCTTGAAAGCGGCAGGTCATCGCCGGTTCCTTGGAAGGTGCCAACCAACCCAAGGAGACCGACCGACGATGACCCACCACGAGCAAAGTAACCCCCTCGACCAGATCAGGGAACTCCTGGCTGAGCACGGATTCGACGGCATGGCCCAGGCCCTAACCGTCCTCCTTAACGAAATCATGAAGCTCGAACGGGCTCAGGTACTCGGGGCCGCCCCGTATGAGCGATCTGAGGGGCGTCAGGGCTACTCCAATGGCTACAAGCCCAAGACCGTCCCGACCCGCATGGGCCCCATCACCCTGGCCGTTCCCCAGGCCCGGGGCATCGACTTCTACCCCTTGGCCCTGGAGATGGGCGTCCGCAGCGAGCTGGCCCGGTAACTGGCCGTCGCCGAGATGGACGTCCAGGGCGTCTCGACAAGGAAGGTCGCCTCCATCACCGAGCAACTCTGCGGGGCCGAGATCAGCAGTTCCCAGGTCAGCCCGGCCGCCGCCGCACTCGACGCCGAGTTGACGACCTGGCGTGAACGGCCCCTCGGCGAGATGCCCTACCTGGTCCTCGACACCCGCTACGAGAAGTTCCGCCACGGCGGGTCGGTGGTCTCCTGTGCGGTCCTGGTGGCCATCGGCATCGATGCCCAGGGGCATCGGTCGATCTTCAGCACCAGGGTCTCGCTGTCGGAGGCCGAGCCCCACTGGCGGGCCTTCCTAGCGAGCCTTCACGCCCTTGGCCTACACGGCGTCCGCATGATCGCCAGCGATGCCAATGCCGGACTCAGGGAGGCCCTCCGAGCCCGGTTCTCGGGCGTGCCCTGGCAGCGATGCCAGTTCCACCTGGCCCAGAACGCCATGGCCTACGTGCCCAAGGTGGCGATGCGGAAAGAGGTGGGGGCGAGCCTGCGGGCGGTCCTCGACGCCCCGGATCGGGCCGAGGCCGATCGGCAGTTTGACCTGGCGGTGAAGAAGTACCGCACGACGGCGCCGAGGCTGGCCGAGTGGATGGAGGTCAATGTCCAGGAGCGGCTGACGGCCTTCTCCCTGCTGCCGGGCCACCGAAGGCGGCTGAGGACGACGAACATGCTGGAGCGGATCAACCGGGAGATCAAGCGGCGGACGAGGGTGGCGACCCTGTTCCCCAACGAGGTGTCAGCCTTGCGACTGGTCGGTGCTGTCTTGATGGATATCAGCGAGAAGTGGGAGACGAACCGCAAGTACGTGACGATGGAGCCGGAATGACCTGCCGCCCTCCGAGACGGAATTTACAGAATCGATGTTGCTTTATCAGTCGGAATGGTTCGGATCGGTTCCAATCGGATGGTACAGCCGTACTCACTATTGATAGATCCGCCTCTCGGTTCTGAACGAGCAGTCTGATCGGCTGCCCCACGACCGATCGCTCGAGGCGTGATCAATCCTTGAATCAATTTAGGTGATTAGCAAAATCCTAGGCCAAGCCCTCCTTGATGAGTTGGGGGAGGATCAGGGTCTTGTATAGTACCTCCGGCAGATGCTCATCACGATGATTGTACCGGAACTCGTACTCGGCCAGGTCCACCGGGAGGTTCTCCCGGTCCACCCCGTGGCATAGGCGGTGGAGCCGCTTCGAGTAGCTCCTGAAGCCCTCGATCCTGTTGATGTGTCCTAGCCTCTGTCTGACGGAGGGGTTATATGGTCAATAGCCTCAGATATCTCTGCATCATGGCCAACTTCACCGTGGCCAGGTAGTTGAGTGCCAGCTTGTCGAACCGCGTCGCCACGGCGCGGCACTCCTTCACCCAGCCGACTCACTGCTCCATCACCGACCGCCGGCGGTACGCCTCGGAGTCGAATCGCACGCGGCCGTCTCCGGGCCGCTGGTCCGACCGGCGCGGGATCACCGCCCGGATGCCGTGCCGCGCCAGCCATCGGCGGATCCGCGGGTCGCTGTAGGCCTTGTCGCCGGCCAGGGCGACCGGGCGGCACCGCGGTCGGCCCCGTCGGCCCCGCAGCCGCACCTCGCCCATGGCCCGCTCGAACTGGGTGGACTCGTGACGCTGGCCCGGCGTGATCACCGCCGCCAGCGGGATGCCGCGGCCGTCGCAGACCAGGTGGACCTTGGTGCCGAAGCCGCCGCGGGACCGGCCCAGGGCGTGGTCCTCCGGCTCGCCGGCTCGTTTTTTTTCGACGCCCCGGCGGCCGCCCGCGCGGCGCGGATGACGGTGCCGTCGATGCAGAACAACTCGGCGTCGATGAGCCCCTCGGCGTTGAGCCGGACCTGGAGTCGCTCGAGCATGCGGTCGATCAGCCCCGCCTTGCGCATGGCGTTGAAGCGGTGGTAGACCGTCTGCCACGGCCCATAACGCTCGGGCAGGTCGCGCCAGGGGACGCCGGTTCGCATCCGCCACAGGGTGCCGTTGAGGACGGTGCGGTGGTCGGCCCAGCGGCCGCCGCGTCCCTGCGCCGGGAAGAGGTCGGCGATCAGGGCCCATTGTTCATCGGTCAGCTCATGCCGCTTCGCCATGACATCCTCGCAAGATGCTGCAAGGCGACAAGATAGCGACGCGGTCATCCCTCAGACAGAGGCTAGGCCGTCGGCGAAGACCTCGCCGTGGTCGATCGGCACATGCTTGCCGAAGCGGCTCAAGTCGTTGTAGCTGACGAACTCGTCGGTGTAGAAGACCGAGCCCTTGACCGTGGCGGCCTCGATCTTCGCCATGAGCGTCTCCTTCTTGCAGTCGGGCACGGCCACCGTATAGACCTTACCGGCCCGCTCCAGGACGCCGAAGACGGCCACCTTCCCCGCCGCGCCACGGCCTCGCTTGCCCTTCCACTTGCCGCCGAAGTACGACTCGTCCTGCTCCAACTCGCCGAGCAGGGGCCGCTTCTCCTCGGCGGCGATGCCAGCCATCGTCAGGCGGTGACCGGGTGAAGGCCCGGTAGGCCGTCGGGTAGGAGCACCCGACGGTGCGAGCGGCGTGATGGGCGGTGGCGGACAGGCAGAATGCCTTGAGCAGCTCCCAGCGGATGCGACGCTGCTCATAGCTCCACTTGCGACGGCAGGCGGGGCATCGTCGTTGCCGCTCATGAGAGGGTCGGGTTGCCTCATGGCAATGCCCGCATAGTTGCCCGATGAGGTGCCGCTCGTAATCGTACAAGTCCATATTGCCAGCCTATTGGCTGGCCTAGGATTTTGCTAATCACCTGAATTTAAGCTCGCCATCAGTCCCTATGGACGCCCACTTCGGTTGAACTCATCCATCGATTCGTTCACGCCTTCGAGCTCGCCTCTTCCTAATTATGCAAGCACACGTGCGTTCGCCAACTGTCGTGTCAAATTTCTGAGCGAGAGTTAATGCTTGATGGTATGCTTAAGCTGAACGAGCAGCAGTCATTTTTGTACTTTCTGAAACCATTTGTTGAGTTTTGGAACACCAGAGGCTCAAGACCGATTCCAGGTGATGGGGCGTACGGTCTTCGGATTCGATAGGATCGATCGTCTGGAACAACCTTGGCTTCCTCCTCGATCAGACCATCGAGCTTCCGCATCATGGTGAACATCCAGAACCTCTTTGACGACGCCAAGTGCTTTCAGACCGTCCGCGACATGCGCTGGCCTGTCGGCGTCGCCTGCTCCTCGTACGGTTCGACCTCGGTCGTCAAGAACGGCCGTGACGAGACCCAGCCTGATCGCCGGCGGTACGAGTGCCGCTCGGGCCGCAAGCGGTTCGACGACCTGACCGACACCGTCTTCGCCGGCCATCATCAGCCGCTGCGCACCTGGATCGCCTGCCTGTACCTCATGGGTTTGAACCTCTCGGGCCTGCAGATCGCCCGCGAGTTGGGGATCGACAAGGGGGACGCCCGCGCGATGATCACGACGCTCCGTCAGCGGATCGTCGATCGGACCCCGCCGGAGGAACTCTCCAGCGAGGTCGAATGCGACGAAGTCGACGTGGTGGCGGGACATAAGGGCCATCCCGAGGCCGTTAAAATGAATTAGGACGGCACGGCTCCCTTGATCGGGGCCTAATCATCCGTTACTCCTCGGGTCTACAGCACCTCGAGGGCTCGATCGATGCTCAGGCGGATCGCCCGACCCCAGCCGGCTCGTGAGCAGGACCTAACCGTCTCGACAAGCCGCTTGCCCGGCGTGTGGCGGGACGCTCTGGGCCGCCTATAAGAATCGACGCACCGTCATCACCCTCAACGGCGTCACGGGCCCGACTCCGCCGGGTCACCGCCGTAGCCGGGCGGGTGATCCTGGCCATCGATGGGCTCCAGCCGGATGTCGGCCACGAGGTCCTCTGGGTCCTCCGCGACGTGCTCAGCGGCGAGATCCTCCTGGCCCGGAGCCTCCTGTCATCCTGCCAAGACGACCTAGCCAGGCTCCTGCGCGAGGTGCAGGGCGCCGTCTCGCCTGAAGGCTTCCCCGGAGTGCCGATCGTCGGCGTGGTCTCCGACGGCCAGCATTCGATCCGCAAGGCGATCGCCGAGGTGCTGCCCGGCGTGCCGCACGGGCTCTGCCAGTTCCATTACCTTCGCGAGGCGGCCCGGCCGATCGACGAGGCCGACCGCCATGCCAAGGTCCGATTGAAGAAGGAAGTCCGCGGCATCCGCCCGATCGAACGCAAGCTCGATGGGCGCGAGGACCACGAGGCGGAGGTGATCCGCGGCTACTGCGCCGCGGTCCGATCGTCATTGACCGACGACGGCCGGCCGCCGCTGGAGGCG from Isosphaeraceae bacterium EP7 encodes:
- a CDS encoding transposase, which codes for MRDLNRLRLEIKAKRPGADKFEPIAFRWRVERTFAWLGRNRRLSKDYEATTASSEAFVKLAMIHLMARRRSKVLAKR